The proteins below are encoded in one region of Fodinibius salinus:
- a CDS encoding BatA domain-containing protein, with the protein MSFLNPFFFIGLLAVAIPVIIHLVNLRRPQKVAFSTLSFIKELRKSTIRRIRIKQYLLMALRMIALLFLALALARPFLPPTLTGSTSSGTPKAVAIMIDNSASMQRVGNRGPLIDQAKGIAERIIQNANSDDKFIIVTTNKSTVGQTGSLDRQDALDAVSEVTANNTGHYTKEQFAKAYRNVQNAPQSQGVAYIISDGQKSQLSDLEEIEQFSKTEKQVSVQLITVAAGKQQNLAISSVEINNQMISHGTPVSISATVENVGSTAAANQFISLSVEGERSGQYEFSLEEGQTKTFEFSITPETAGDLSGQLILEGDQVEYDNRQNFVVRIPSKHSVLLVSGKNSNSSFPSYLSPALEAARETNAQVSFKEESSSEVNPSQWSNYDAIILDGLKNVPEYWFNSLQQYVQAGNGLLFFPSEQGTIENYNQFFSLFNAGQFIDVLGEYGSFNPVTKMAGIEEGHPVLDDIFSKKEDEEINIEESSLFYYFRHQNTTSATGLDVLKADNGDPILTEQRFGKGVVLIASLGTDPGWSNLSVNPIFAPLFYRSTLYASSSERAGLQQHVLGQPFQWTFNTTSSEIQLTLNNSEYKAETQRKTDGLEIRYEGREWEPGMLTIEMQEGNQNIGVNQSIMESRYEPLSEEQWQQYFGNDVIQNKIISANNLSENDFSQELSTAMFGQEIWNWFIWIALLFLLSETIVARLYKAESIS; encoded by the coding sequence ATGAGTTTTTTAAATCCATTTTTCTTCATTGGGTTGCTGGCAGTGGCTATCCCGGTGATTATTCATCTTGTTAATTTACGCCGTCCGCAAAAAGTGGCGTTTTCAACTCTTTCCTTTATCAAAGAGCTTCGTAAAAGTACAATTCGTCGCATCCGAATCAAACAATATCTGTTGATGGCCTTGCGTATGATTGCGCTGCTGTTCTTAGCGCTTGCATTAGCCCGTCCCTTTTTGCCTCCAACGTTAACTGGATCAACAAGTTCCGGAACGCCCAAGGCAGTGGCGATTATGATTGACAATAGTGCTAGTATGCAGCGCGTAGGCAACCGTGGGCCACTCATTGATCAGGCTAAGGGTATCGCTGAGCGTATTATCCAAAATGCAAATAGTGATGACAAGTTTATCATTGTAACGACCAATAAATCAACGGTTGGACAAACGGGATCGCTTGACAGGCAGGATGCATTGGATGCTGTTTCAGAAGTAACGGCGAACAATACAGGTCACTATACCAAGGAACAATTTGCTAAAGCCTATCGCAATGTGCAGAATGCTCCACAGTCGCAAGGGGTTGCTTATATAATTTCAGATGGGCAGAAAAGTCAGCTGAGCGATCTGGAAGAAATAGAACAGTTTTCAAAGACGGAAAAGCAAGTTTCGGTACAATTGATTACCGTTGCTGCAGGCAAACAACAGAATTTAGCTATCTCATCAGTCGAGATAAATAACCAAATGATAAGTCACGGTACTCCGGTATCTATAAGTGCAACCGTAGAAAATGTAGGAAGTACTGCTGCGGCTAATCAGTTTATTTCTCTGTCAGTAGAGGGTGAACGTTCTGGGCAGTATGAGTTTTCGCTGGAGGAAGGACAAACAAAAACATTTGAATTTAGTATTACCCCTGAAACGGCTGGAGATCTTTCAGGACAGTTAATTCTTGAAGGTGATCAGGTTGAATATGACAATCGGCAAAATTTTGTAGTACGAATTCCCAGCAAGCATTCGGTTTTGTTAGTAAGTGGTAAAAACAGCAATAGTTCTTTTCCCTCATACTTGTCGCCGGCGTTAGAAGCTGCCCGGGAAACGAATGCACAAGTTTCGTTTAAGGAAGAGTCGTCGTCCGAGGTCAACCCTTCACAATGGTCTAACTATGATGCTATAATTCTGGACGGTCTCAAAAATGTGCCTGAGTACTGGTTTAATAGCTTACAGCAATATGTACAGGCAGGCAATGGGCTACTGTTTTTCCCTTCCGAGCAGGGAACTATTGAAAACTATAACCAGTTTTTTTCGCTTTTTAATGCCGGTCAGTTTATTGATGTGTTAGGAGAGTATGGTTCTTTTAATCCCGTTACTAAAATGGCAGGAATAGAGGAGGGACATCCCGTATTGGATGATATTTTCTCTAAAAAAGAAGATGAAGAGATTAACATTGAAGAGTCGTCGCTGTTTTATTATTTCCGTCACCAAAATACTACGAGTGCTACAGGGCTGGATGTGCTCAAAGCAGATAACGGGGATCCTATTTTGACTGAGCAACGATTTGGAAAAGGTGTGGTGTTAATCGCATCTTTGGGTACCGATCCTGGCTGGTCTAACTTATCGGTAAACCCTATTTTTGCGCCACTCTTTTATCGCAGCACATTGTATGCCTCTAGCTCAGAGCGGGCAGGTTTGCAACAACATGTGTTGGGACAACCTTTTCAATGGACGTTTAATACGACTTCCTCGGAGATACAACTAACGCTCAACAATTCTGAATACAAAGCTGAAACCCAGCGTAAAACCGATGGATTGGAAATACGTTATGAGGGCAGAGAATGGGAGCCGGGGATGTTAACTATTGAGATGCAAGAAGGGAATCAGAATATCGGGGTAAATCAAAGTATAATGGAATCCCGTTACGAACCGTTATCAGAAGAGCAATGGCAGCAGTATTTTGGAAATGATGTCATCCAGAATAAAATTATCAGTGCGAATAATCTTTCTGAAAATGATTTTAGCCAAGAACTAAGTACGGCCATGTTCGGGCAAGAAATTTGGAACTGGTTTATTTGGATTGCTTTGCTTTTTTTACTGAGTGAGACTATTGTTGCCCGGCTCTATAAAGCAGAATCAATATCATAA
- the hflX gene encoding GTPase HflX, translating into MFEEIEHSKIAEERALLVGIYGPETPRVLAKEHLDELAMLARTAGGLAVDKVLQNRMHPDPSTYVGSGKLRELKTMSSEEQASTLIFDDDLSPTQIRNIEKETKCKVLDRSGLILDIFASRAQTAAAKTQVELAQLQYLRPRLTRFWTHLSRQQGGIGTRGPGETQIEMDRRMIDKRIATLKDKLDKIDQQRQTQRKGRSDKVRISLVGYTNAGKSTLMNTLTETEVLVENRLFATLDSTVRQYEIDNHDALLSDTVGFIRKLPHDLIESFKSTLDEVRECDILLHVVDVSSHLIEDYIEVVEDTLADMDVDGKKSLLVFNKIDLLEPNRITELKRAYPDAVFVSAERSIGLGELEQHIQDLIEEDYVTTTEQIPAAKYEGVAFLHRKAKILEKEYVGSDIKVTFSIDKTDLKRLQSMIGNNESAESVV; encoded by the coding sequence TTGTTTGAAGAGATAGAACATTCTAAAATTGCTGAAGAGCGAGCGTTGCTCGTGGGAATCTACGGTCCTGAAACGCCTCGAGTATTAGCAAAAGAACATCTTGATGAGCTGGCAATGTTGGCTCGTACCGCGGGTGGATTGGCCGTTGATAAAGTTTTGCAGAATCGCATGCATCCCGATCCTTCTACCTATGTAGGATCCGGAAAGCTTCGTGAGTTAAAAACAATGTCATCTGAAGAGCAGGCGTCAACGCTAATTTTTGATGATGACCTTTCTCCCACTCAGATTCGAAATATTGAAAAAGAAACTAAGTGTAAGGTGTTGGACCGCAGTGGGCTAATACTAGATATTTTTGCAAGCCGGGCTCAAACAGCGGCAGCTAAAACGCAGGTTGAACTGGCACAGTTACAATATTTACGTCCACGGTTAACCCGTTTTTGGACACACTTATCACGCCAGCAAGGAGGTATCGGTACCCGAGGGCCGGGTGAAACTCAGATTGAGATGGACCGCCGTATGATTGATAAGCGTATCGCTACGCTCAAAGATAAGCTTGACAAAATTGATCAGCAGCGCCAAACTCAGCGCAAGGGACGTTCCGACAAAGTGCGCATATCACTGGTGGGATATACGAATGCCGGCAAGTCCACCTTGATGAATACACTTACTGAAACTGAGGTACTGGTCGAAAATCGATTATTTGCTACGCTTGATTCCACTGTTCGGCAATACGAGATCGACAATCATGATGCTCTGCTTTCCGATACCGTTGGGTTTATTCGTAAATTGCCGCACGATTTGATAGAAAGTTTTAAATCGACGCTCGACGAAGTACGGGAATGCGATATTTTGTTACACGTCGTTGATGTTTCTTCACATTTAATTGAAGATTATATTGAAGTAGTTGAAGATACGCTTGCGGACATGGACGTTGACGGAAAGAAAAGTTTGCTTGTCTTTAATAAAATCGACCTTCTGGAGCCGAATCGTATTACTGAATTGAAGCGCGCTTATCCCGATGCCGTTTTTGTATCGGCGGAACGTAGTATTGGCCTCGGTGAACTTGAACAGCACATTCAGGATCTTATAGAAGAGGACTATGTAACGACCACGGAGCAAATTCCTGCAGCTAAGTACGAAGGCGTTGCTTTTTTGCATCGCAAAGCGAAAATTTTAGAAAAAGAGTATGTGGGTTCCGATATAAAAGTTACCTTTAGTATAGACAAAACCGATTTAAAGCGTCTGCAGTCAATGATTGGCAATAACGAATCGGCCGAATCGGTTGTATAG
- a CDS encoding CBS domain-containing protein, which yields MLVNNSLITSDEKPLTGTHTVEEVVKEMQEREVTTLPVVNKATQKLIGQVSLSYLEQQDSDQLLSDLELDEAVKFYIGQHIFEAARLMLQYEVRLLPVVDQEWTFQGFMMKQQVLESLSRMLNLAEYGSVITVELDRINFSLSEIVQLIETEDAKILGVTVERPDQNDQQFEVSFKLNVKDVSRVAAALRRYDYSVITQSGSTVFGEDLEERADELLNYIDM from the coding sequence ATGCTGGTAAATAACTCTCTCATAACATCAGATGAAAAACCTTTAACCGGTACTCATACGGTTGAAGAAGTTGTTAAAGAGATGCAGGAAAGAGAGGTGACTACGTTGCCCGTAGTCAATAAAGCTACCCAAAAATTAATAGGGCAGGTTTCATTATCGTATCTTGAACAACAGGATTCCGACCAGCTACTTTCTGACCTAGAACTTGATGAGGCTGTTAAATTTTATATAGGTCAGCATATCTTTGAGGCTGCTCGACTGATGCTGCAGTATGAGGTACGCTTATTGCCAGTGGTTGACCAGGAGTGGACGTTTCAGGGTTTCATGATGAAGCAACAGGTGTTGGAGTCACTTTCCCGCATGCTTAATTTGGCTGAGTATGGATCTGTAATAACTGTAGAATTGGATCGTATTAATTTTTCTCTTTCAGAAATAGTACAGCTCATCGAAACAGAGGATGCCAAGATTTTAGGTGTTACTGTGGAGCGGCCCGATCAAAATGACCAGCAGTTTGAAGTTTCGTTTAAGCTGAACGTAAAAGATGTATCTCGCGTGGCGGCTGCTCTTCGCAGATATGACTATTCGGTGATTACACAATCGGGCAGTACAGTATTTGGGGAAGATTTAGAGGAACGTGCCGACGAACTTCTCAACTACATTGATATGTAA
- a CDS encoding tetratricopeptide repeat protein, with protein sequence MIYKRIFSILCLLCSVLISLSLQAQDIQSSSVEYYEKGLTLFENGLFEEAADAFDTFVNQQKDHNLRSSSGFYLARSKAYLDSVNTRTYYENYIRSYPRTQFTSQLLFELGNRMENNDQYGQAIEHYQRAIKLGLNDEAGARTYYRLAEASAKNGQNVQARNHFLELADKYPRSEWAPKALYARGRLYLSENKYDSSTVAFETLKKRYPNNEMTRRVGTALGESYYQQGRYEEAITAFKDALPNLEGDLKTKAVYLIAESYNYLNKLDQASSYYLQHINRTKGTDEEYTAHYGLGWVYHKQEIYHWASDEFGKAAEGSGKISRKALYYKAVNEKLGSRYRQSLESFRTFGDRFKKGFWVEKAYYEWAVTAYEVGRYSEAIEVLLPLVRSDESLEWKSKIFTLLGESYFANKEYTRALQAFDEAEKVTDVDDAIKRQARFQKAWVQYSNQAYEPAQSAFEKIYDNAPNTDLGKEALFWSADSYYNMKHYGPASSQYAAFIERYPDHKLAGPAHYSLGWSYFKMGNYQKAIQPFKTFRENYEPPEEALYPYDTDTQLRIGDSYYAVGNYSEAISNYQKAVGAEPGGDYAMFQIANSYYRAEKSYEAVKTFRKFLRIYPQSQFSQQSQYNIAYIYLNTENYSRAVEEFQTVINKYPNTSWAARAQYNIGDAYYNAGDYEKAISSYKEVMEKYPESEYIIEAVNGIQYAQLSGGKADSSSAVLEDFLADNPRSSMADRLRFRQADTRMQTGDYKGAIKEFQQYLRITNSEELQPDAHFNLANAYEKTGQVEKAVQEYQIIVSDFPNSERSSSALTSLGAIASRRGNYQQSFDYFKQLSQKGAKYQQEANIGMGNAQLQMENTDQAGGYYQTALDTNPNYDPAKVGLAKVEIQENNYSEARNLLSTVAESNTTEVGAEAQYLLGMIAQQQQSYEKAVKAYADVNVLYKAFDGWVSKAMLNQAKCYIRLNKQGEARSTLNTLVDNYPDTPQAGEARKLLNEE encoded by the coding sequence ATGATATATAAGCGCATTTTTTCGATTCTTTGTCTTTTGTGCTCAGTTCTCATTTCTCTCTCGTTGCAGGCGCAGGATATACAATCTTCTTCGGTAGAATATTATGAAAAGGGGCTTACACTTTTTGAAAACGGGTTGTTCGAAGAAGCAGCAGATGCGTTTGATACTTTTGTGAATCAGCAAAAAGATCATAATCTACGTTCGTCGTCAGGTTTTTATCTGGCCCGATCAAAAGCATATCTGGATTCGGTTAATACTCGAACCTATTACGAAAATTACATACGCAGCTATCCTCGAACGCAGTTTACTTCTCAATTACTTTTTGAGCTGGGAAACCGGATGGAGAATAATGACCAATATGGTCAGGCTATAGAACACTACCAACGAGCAATAAAGTTGGGGTTAAATGATGAGGCTGGAGCTCGCACTTATTACCGGCTGGCCGAGGCATCGGCAAAGAATGGACAAAATGTGCAAGCCCGTAATCACTTTTTAGAGCTTGCTGATAAATATCCTCGGTCGGAGTGGGCACCTAAGGCACTTTACGCACGAGGGCGATTATACCTGAGTGAAAATAAATATGACTCATCTACCGTAGCTTTTGAGACCCTGAAAAAAAGATATCCCAATAATGAAATGACCCGGCGTGTGGGGACGGCACTGGGCGAATCGTATTACCAACAGGGACGGTATGAAGAAGCGATTACAGCTTTTAAGGATGCACTACCAAATTTAGAAGGGGATCTTAAAACTAAAGCGGTTTATTTGATTGCTGAAAGTTATAATTATTTGAACAAGCTCGACCAGGCTTCAAGCTATTATTTACAGCATATCAATCGTACAAAAGGAACGGATGAAGAGTATACTGCACATTATGGCTTGGGATGGGTATATCACAAGCAGGAGATTTATCACTGGGCTTCTGATGAGTTTGGGAAAGCAGCCGAAGGATCAGGAAAGATATCACGCAAGGCACTGTATTATAAGGCTGTAAATGAGAAGCTAGGTTCTCGTTATCGGCAGTCGCTTGAGAGTTTTCGTACTTTTGGTGATCGTTTTAAGAAAGGTTTTTGGGTAGAAAAAGCTTACTACGAATGGGCGGTTACCGCTTATGAAGTAGGTCGATATTCCGAGGCTATAGAGGTGCTGCTTCCGCTGGTTCGCAGTGATGAATCCCTTGAATGGAAGAGCAAAATTTTTACGCTGCTCGGGGAATCGTATTTTGCTAATAAGGAGTACACCCGCGCATTACAGGCTTTTGATGAAGCAGAAAAAGTAACTGATGTTGATGATGCTATTAAGCGGCAGGCTCGTTTTCAAAAGGCATGGGTACAGTATAGCAATCAGGCTTATGAGCCGGCACAGTCAGCTTTTGAGAAAATTTATGATAATGCGCCAAATACTGATTTGGGAAAAGAAGCGCTGTTTTGGAGTGCCGATTCTTATTATAACATGAAACATTATGGTCCAGCCAGCTCACAGTATGCAGCTTTTATCGAGCGCTATCCCGATCATAAGTTAGCGGGTCCCGCGCATTATTCCCTTGGATGGAGCTATTTCAAGATGGGAAATTATCAAAAAGCGATACAGCCTTTTAAGACTTTTAGAGAAAATTATGAACCGCCCGAAGAGGCACTTTATCCCTATGATACTGACACGCAGCTTCGTATTGGTGATTCCTACTATGCCGTAGGTAATTATTCTGAGGCTATTTCAAATTATCAGAAAGCAGTTGGTGCCGAACCCGGGGGCGACTATGCAATGTTTCAGATTGCAAACAGCTACTACCGGGCAGAGAAGAGTTATGAAGCCGTAAAAACGTTCCGCAAGTTTTTACGCATCTATCCCCAGAGCCAGTTTAGCCAGCAGTCGCAATATAATATTGCATATATTTATCTGAATACGGAAAACTATTCGCGTGCCGTTGAGGAGTTCCAAACAGTCATTAATAAATATCCCAACACATCCTGGGCGGCTCGTGCGCAATATAATATCGGAGATGCCTATTACAACGCCGGGGACTATGAAAAGGCTATTTCCTCTTACAAGGAGGTAATGGAAAAATATCCCGAAAGCGAATACATCATTGAAGCCGTGAATGGCATCCAGTATGCGCAGCTGTCCGGCGGGAAGGCAGATTCCAGTTCAGCTGTGTTAGAAGATTTTTTAGCTGATAATCCACGCAGCTCGATGGCTGATCGCCTTCGATTTCGTCAGGCTGATACGCGTATGCAGACCGGCGACTACAAAGGAGCCATCAAAGAATTTCAACAGTACTTGCGGATTACCAACAGTGAAGAACTACAGCCGGATGCCCACTTTAACCTGGCAAATGCCTACGAAAAAACCGGTCAGGTTGAGAAAGCAGTACAGGAATATCAGATTATTGTGTCTGACTTTCCTAATTCTGAGCGGTCATCTTCAGCCTTAACATCATTGGGAGCCATAGCATCCCGCCGAGGCAATTACCAACAGTCGTTTGACTATTTTAAACAGCTTTCGCAGAAAGGAGCTAAATATCAGCAGGAAGCAAATATTGGTATGGGCAACGCACAGCTGCAGATGGAGAATACCGATCAAGCCGGTGGATATTACCAGACAGCACTGGATACAAATCCGAATTACGATCCTGCTAAAGTAGGGTTGGCAAAAGTGGAGATCCAAGAAAATAATTATAGCGAGGCTCGTAATCTTTTGTCCACGGTTGCTGAATCAAATACTACCGAAGTTGGTGCCGAGGCTCAGTACTTACTGGGGATGATTGCTCAACAGCAGCAGTCCTATGAAAAGGCGGTCAAAGCCTATGCTGATGTTAATGTGTTGTATAAAGCATTTGATGGATGGGTGTCTAAAGCTATGCTCAATCAGGCAAAATGCTATATCAGATTAAATAAACAAGGGGAAGCGCGCTCAACGCTCAATACGTTAGTTGATAATTATCCCGATACACCGCAGGCTGGAGAGGCTCGAAAATTATTGAATGAAGAGTAG
- the aroA gene encoding 3-phosphoshikimate 1-carboxyvinyltransferase has product MDKEVQPASVLRGSPSLPADKSISHRSVIFASLHQGHSTITNFSTAADPHSTICCMRSLGVNIQEKDHSIKVEGVGRDGLKSPDEDLDCGNSGTTMRLLSGIIAGAGTTAQLIGDKSLSSRTMQRIIDPLTDMGAQIDARDGDFAPLHIQRNGKLQPLHFPLPIPSAQLKSCVLLAGLFGDDPTTVIETLPSRDHTERLLQLDIQEQKDKKIIHSSRADNIPAQSYRIPNDFSAASFWLVAGAVHPEAKISMKAVGMNPTRNAALEILKNMNAEITVSDRRKEGAEPVADITVSSSQLQPVDITKEMVPNCIDEIPILAVAMLFADGTSKITGAEELRHKETDRLAALSDILKKAGASFMEFEDGIEIHGNPDFTPQQGSFSSEHDHRIAMSAAVLSLMGEQPSQISNAACTDISYPNFWDDLQLLTNW; this is encoded by the coding sequence ATGGATAAAGAAGTTCAACCTGCATCAGTTCTCAGAGGATCGCCGAGTTTGCCGGCCGATAAGTCTATTTCGCACCGGTCGGTTATCTTTGCTTCGTTGCATCAGGGGCATTCAACGATCACCAATTTTTCGACCGCCGCTGATCCACACAGCACTATTTGCTGTATGCGTAGCTTGGGGGTAAATATTCAAGAGAAGGATCACAGTATTAAAGTAGAGGGCGTAGGTCGTGATGGACTAAAATCCCCAGATGAAGATTTAGATTGTGGTAATTCCGGTACCACTATGCGTCTGCTTAGTGGCATTATTGCCGGTGCGGGTACCACTGCCCAGCTGATTGGGGATAAGTCGCTCTCGTCCCGAACGATGCAGCGTATTATCGATCCGCTTACGGATATGGGGGCACAGATTGATGCCCGCGATGGCGATTTTGCCCCGTTGCATATTCAGCGTAATGGTAAACTACAACCATTGCATTTTCCGTTGCCAATACCCAGCGCACAGCTTAAATCATGCGTGTTATTGGCTGGTTTGTTTGGGGATGATCCCACAACTGTTATTGAAACCTTGCCCAGCCGGGATCATACAGAGCGGCTATTACAGCTTGATATCCAAGAGCAGAAGGATAAAAAAATTATTCACTCTTCCCGTGCTGATAATATACCGGCACAATCGTATCGTATCCCAAATGATTTTTCAGCAGCTTCATTTTGGCTTGTGGCCGGGGCCGTTCATCCCGAAGCAAAAATTTCGATGAAGGCGGTGGGTATGAATCCCACACGAAATGCCGCGCTGGAAATATTGAAGAACATGAATGCCGAAATTACGGTCTCTGATAGAAGAAAGGAAGGAGCAGAGCCTGTCGCTGATATTACTGTTTCTTCATCGCAGTTACAGCCTGTTGATATCACAAAAGAGATGGTGCCTAACTGTATTGATGAAATCCCTATTCTGGCTGTTGCTATGCTGTTTGCAGATGGGACTTCAAAAATAACCGGGGCTGAGGAACTTCGCCATAAAGAAACTGATCGCTTGGCGGCTCTGTCCGATATTTTGAAAAAAGCAGGAGCCAGTTTTATGGAATTTGAGGATGGTATCGAAATTCATGGTAATCCTGATTTTACTCCGCAGCAAGGGAGCTTTAGCAGTGAGCATGATCACCGTATTGCTATGTCGGCCGCAGTATTGAGTCTGATGGGAGAGCAACCGTCGCAAATAAGCAATGCCGCCTGTACAGATATCTCTTATCCCAACTTTTGGGATGACCTGCAATTGCTGACGAATTGGTAA
- a CDS encoding Hsp20/alpha crystallin family protein: MNEFTIDIEKQLTQLGNDIQDFVERIVPLEDQGYDFSPVCDIIESSDTYVIKLDLPGLSKKEINIALKEHVLTVKGERVEDLDDDETFRRQERSVGVFSRSFALPENVNTSETDALFRNGVLKITMAKSDEVNDSTSIPIK; the protein is encoded by the coding sequence ATGAATGAATTTACCATTGATATCGAAAAGCAACTGACCCAATTGGGGAATGATATCCAAGACTTTGTAGAACGAATTGTTCCACTGGAAGACCAAGGATACGATTTTTCCCCGGTCTGTGATATCATTGAAAGCAGCGATACGTATGTGATTAAGCTGGACTTACCGGGCTTATCCAAAAAAGAAATTAATATTGCGCTTAAAGAGCATGTGTTGACGGTTAAAGGGGAACGGGTTGAAGACCTTGATGACGATGAGACTTTTCGCCGGCAGGAGCGTTCCGTCGGTGTATTTTCACGGTCTTTTGCTTTGCCCGAGAATGTAAATACCTCAGAAACAGATGCTCTTTTTCGAAATGGTGTACTTAAAATCACCATGGCCAAATCGGATGAGGTGAATGATTCAACCTCCATCCCGATAAAGTGA